CACGAGTAGCCAGGTCGGAAATGGCGCACTGACCGGCGACGCTATCGGGCGCAGCTCCGTGACGGTCGAGTCGGTCATGCTCAGCACCGTCACCGTGGCGCTTGGTTCGATGACGAGCCGCTCCGAGCCCGACGCCGGCGCCTTGCCGGAAAAGACCGTGAAGCCCGGCAGCGGCTTGCTGCCAGAGCCGAACACGGCGATTTCGGCATCCATCCGGAATTCGGCCCGTCCGTTTTGCAGCTCCCTCGTCGTGGATTTGGTGCCGGTGATCTCGAACGGCGTGCCCTGGCCGGTCTTGAGTGATGCGACGGAGACCGAATCACGTCGGTCGTGCTGCACGGTGATGACGTAGCGCAGCCGTTCTCCGGCAAAAAGGCTGTCCGGCTCGGCGCTCACCCTCACGTCGGCGGGACGGAGCGCGGCACTCGCGGAGGCCGGAAGCAGCGCCGCGACGAGGCAGGCGGTCAGCAGCGGGGCCGTGAGCTTCGATTTACACCCGGCGCTCACGGTGGCGGAAAAATGCGTTCAGGCCGCCGATGATCGACTTGCCGGTATCGAGAAAGACCGCATCGACCTTCATGCGGCTCAGTTGCCGCTGCACCGCTTCGCGCTCGCGCTGCCGCTCCGTGGCGTAGCGGGCGAGGAAGGCGCGACTCCCGGCATCGATCGTCATGCGCTCGCCCGTCTCCGGATCGACCAGATCGAGCAGGCCCGCCCTGGGAAACTCGCGGTCGAGCGGGTCGCCGATGTGGATGAGCACGAAGTCGTGGCGGATGTTGAGCAGCTTCATGCCCCGCTCATACTCCGAACCGAGCAGGTCGGTGAGCAGAAAGATGATCGCCTTGCGCTTCTGCGTGCGGCGGATGAAGGAGAGCGCCGCGTCGATGTCGGTTTTGCGCCCGCACTGCCGAAGCGAGAAGATTTCGTTCAGGATCACCAGCGCGTGGGCGCGGCCTTTGCGGGGCGGAATGTAGGTCTCGACCTTGTCGGTGAAGACGAGCAGCCCCACCATGTCGTTGTTCTGCACGGCGCTGAAGGCCAGAATCGCCGAGACCTCGGCGGCCAGCTCCTTTTTCAGCCGTCCGCTGCCAAAGAGCATGGAGCCGGAGCCATCGAGCACCAGCATCAGGATGCGCTCGCGCTCCTCGGTGAACATCTTGACGTAGAGGTCGTTCTTGTGCGCCGAGGTGTTCCAGTCGACAGTGCGCACATCGTCACCGTACTGGTACTCGCGCACCTGGCTGAACTCGATGCCGCGGCCCTTGAAGGAGGAGTGGTACTCGCCGCTGAACAGCTCGTTGACCAGCCGCCTCGACCGGATTTCGAGCTTGCGCACCATCGCCGACAGCTCTCTGGGATCGGGCGCCTCCGACACGCCGCTGACGGCGCGAGAATCTTCAGGGCACCTGGACATGTTCGAGAATGTTTCGGATGAAATCCTCGGCCTTCATGTTTTCGGCCTCCGCCTCGTAACTCGGCCTGGCGCGGTGGCGCAAGACCTCGTACACGATGCTCTTGACATCCTCCGGCGTGGCATAGGCGCGGCGCTGCAAAAAGGCGTGGGCCTTGGAGGCCAGCAGGAGAAAGATCGATGCGCGGGGCGATGCGCCATACTCGATCATCGTCGAAAGAGCGCCAAGGCCGTAACGCTCCGGCGAGCGGGTGGCCGTGACCAGATCGACGATGTAGCGCTGCACCCGCTGGTCAACGTAGATGCGATCCACCAGCCCTCGCGCCCGGAACACCTCTTCAGGCTGAACGACCGCCGAGACCTCGACGGGCGCCTGCACCGCCGACGCCCGCTGCATCACTTCGAGCTCCTCCTCGAAGGTCGGGTACTCGACGATGATCTTCATCATGAAACGGTCGAGCTGCGCTTCCGGCAGCATGTAAGTTCCCTCGTGCTCGACGGGGTTCTGCGTGGCCAGCACCATGAACGGCTCGCCAAGCGGATAGGTCACATCGCCAATCGTGACTTGCTTCTCCTGCATCGCTTCGAGCAGCGCGGACTGCACCTTGGCGGGCGAGCGGTTGATCTCGTCGGCAAGGATCACGTTGGCGAACACCGGCCCCCTGCGCGGATGAAACTCCATCGTTTTCGGATTGTAGATCATCGTGCCGATCAGGTCGGCGGGCAACATGTCGGGTGTGAACTGGATGCGGTGGAACGAGAGGTTCATCGACGCCGCGAAGGTGCGCACGATGAGCGTCTTGGCGAGGCCCGGCACTCCTTCGAGCAGGAGGTGGCCATTGGCGAGCAGCGCGATGAACACTTTGTCGATGACCCCGCTCTGGCCGATGATGGTCGTAGCCAGCACCTCCCGCGCCCGGTCGATGAATGCCGACTCCTCGGCGATCTGCCGACCGAGGGTTTCAAGTTCCGTTTCCTGTTTCATGGGTTGGTTCCGAGTGTTCCGGTGGTTGCGATTCACCTCCCCGGCTTGAAAGCCGGGGCAACATGAATGTATGAATTCAGAATGTCCGGCGGGTTGAAACCCGCCTGAGTGCATGGATTGGAAGCGCCCGCTAGACCGACACGTCCATCATTATCCATTGTCAATTATCAATTACTCCTTAACCTTCCGAAAAACCCCCTTGAAGCCAAACGCCAGCAGAGCGAGACCGATGATAAGCGCTGACCAGGAGATCATGTCGCCGATGTAGAAGGCGCTGTTGAGTAAACCGAGACCTGGCGCGAAGAGCAGCACGAGGTCGGCTCCGATCAGGATCAGAAACGCCCTGAAAAAGCTGACTTTCACGCGCGATTTGCTATTGTTCTCCTCTTTCTTAGCTTTGGCCATTATGCATTTCCACTCTTGAGCGATGAATATTTTAGGGATAGAAACCAGTTGCGACGAAACCTCGGCTGCC
This genomic window from Chlorobaculum limnaeum contains:
- a CDS encoding DUF58 domain-containing protein, which produces MSRCPEDSRAVSGVSEAPDPRELSAMVRKLEIRSRRLVNELFSGEYHSSFKGRGIEFSQVREYQYGDDVRTVDWNTSAHKNDLYVKMFTEERERILMLVLDGSGSMLFGSGRLKKELAAEVSAILAFSAVQNNDMVGLLVFTDKVETYIPPRKGRAHALVILNEIFSLRQCGRKTDIDAALSFIRRTQKRKAIIFLLTDLLGSEYERGMKLLNIRHDFVLIHIGDPLDREFPRAGLLDLVDPETGERMTIDAGSRAFLARYATERQREREAVQRQLSRMKVDAVFLDTGKSIIGGLNAFFRHRERRV
- a CDS encoding AAA family ATPase, whose amino-acid sequence is MKQETELETLGRQIAEESAFIDRAREVLATTIIGQSGVIDKVFIALLANGHLLLEGVPGLAKTLIVRTFAASMNLSFHRIQFTPDMLPADLIGTMIYNPKTMEFHPRRGPVFANVILADEINRSPAKVQSALLEAMQEKQVTIGDVTYPLGEPFMVLATQNPVEHEGTYMLPEAQLDRFMMKIIVEYPTFEEELEVMQRASAVQAPVEVSAVVQPEEVFRARGLVDRIYVDQRVQRYIVDLVTATRSPERYGLGALSTMIEYGASPRASIFLLLASKAHAFLQRRAYATPEDVKSIVYEVLRHRARPSYEAEAENMKAEDFIRNILEHVQVP